GCTAGCAGTGAATTGGAAAAAGCTTTTTATTAGTTTTTCATATTTATTATTCTTGCCACTTACAATTGTTTCTTGTTTTGATTCTAAAACGGGGAATGTCCAATCAGAAAATGTTATACCACAAAGCAAAGACCATAGAAATTCTGAAAAGCAGAACTTACAAGATCAAGGTAAGACAAACTCACTTGAAAACCAAAGCAAGGACTCTAGGGAAAATTCTGAAAACAACGTACCCGCAACAAGCGCAGATTCACTAAGTGATGAAGAATTTCGGGCCGCAAATCAAAGGTCATTAAAAATTAACATTTCAGGTTTAAGCGAACTAGATCCAAATGCGAAAGTACAGGATATCGGTTTTCAGCATACTTTTCCATCAAATAAAGGCCAAAATTCTTTTGAGCCATTTAAAATTGAGACTCATACTGGCATTAAAAAGGAAAATGACACTGTTTTTCTTGGGCAAAAAAATGAAGGGTTAAATATTTATCTTCTTGATAGGCTATCAAAAGACAATATAAAAACTAATTCACAAGTTAAACACTCTTTTAATAGCTATTTTAACCCCGATTTTACAAAAGGTGTCCAACCTAAATATTTTGGTTTTAAATCGCTTGATTATGATGATACAAGATATTTGCAAGCATATCAACGCAACATTAGATTTGCACCCGGAACTGCAATTTTGCTTGATTCTAAAGAAGATGAAAGTGTTTTTCTAACAAATGCGCATGTTTTATACACAAATGGAATTCTTCCGTTTTGAGAAAAAATGACTTATCCTTTTATGCGATTTTATTATAATAATAAAGTAAATGATCTTGGGACACTCGAGTATTCCGGAATTCTTAGTTTGTTTTTACTAAAACAAGCATATGACAAAAACCAAGCTAGTCATGTTGATTTACAAGATCCATACAAAAGGCAACAATCTAGCAATAAATTATATAAAAGGTATTTCCGCTTAGCGAGAAATTTTAATAATCAACGCAAAGATCTTGGAATTTTTTATTTTAACCATAGTAACTTCTCTCATGATGTTGAAGCTGTTCTTGAATTTTATGATAAAAACCGGGAATCACTTTTAACTACATTTCCCTTTTTAAATAGCGAGTCAATTGATAAAAGAATTTTAGAATTTAAAAGTCAGTTTAAAATCTTTCAGCAATTCTGAGAGCATGCTAAAAAATTCCCGCCTTTAAAAATTGCTGAAAGAATTTGAAAAGATGATGAAGTAGATTTTACAACAAAAATTGCCGGTTTTTGGCCACAAGCAGCTTTTGCCAAAAATATGTTCAAAGGCGTTTGAATTGATCATGGTGCTCCGCTTTTTTTTGCTACAAATGGCCATGGGGCATCGGGTGGTGGCATTTTTAATACAAATGGTGAGTTAGTTTTCATAAACCAATCAATCGCGCTTGGAAAAGATCAGCAAAAACTTTACTATGATCAATATAATCTAACAAGCCATCTTACATTTGGGATTTTATTCCGCGATGGAAAATCTGATTTAGTAAACGAAATTAAAAAATTCTATTACAAAAACCAAGAAAAAGCAACAGCGGATGCAGAAAAACAAGGTGGTGTACAAAAATCGACTTTGCAAAATGCGACTGTTGTTAGTGTTAACAATTTTGCTTATAACTCAGTTTTTAAGCGATAAAA
The sequence above is a segment of the Mesomycoplasma flocculare ATCC 27399 genome. Coding sequences within it:
- a CDS encoding Mhp366/Mhp367 family surface (lipo)protein — its product is MNWKKLFISFSYLLFLPLTIVSCFDSKTGNVQSENVIPQSKDHRNSEKQNLQDQGKTNSLENQSKDSRENSENNVPATSADSLSDEEFRAANQRSLKINISGLSELDPNAKVQDIGFQHTFPSNKGQNSFEPFKIETHTGIKKENDTVFLGQKNEGLNIYLLDRLSKDNIKTNSQVKHSFNSYFNPDFTKGVQPKYFGFKSLDYDDTRYLQAYQRNIRFAPGTAILLDSKEDESVFLTNAHVLYTNGILPFWEKMTYPFMRFYYNNKVNDLGTLEYSGILSLFLLKQAYDKNQASHVDLQDPYKRQQSSNKLYKRYFRLARNFNNQRKDLGIFYFNHSNFSHDVEAVLEFYDKNRESLLTTFPFLNSESIDKRILEFKSQFKIFQQFWEHAKKFPPLKIAERIWKDDEVDFTTKIAGFWPQAAFAKNMFKGVWIDHGAPLFFATNGHGASGGGIFNTNGELVFINQSIALGKDQQKLYYDQYNLTSHLTFGILFRDGKSDLVNEIKKFYYKNQEKATADAEKQGGVQKSTLQNATVVSVNNFAYNSVFKR